From the Armatimonadota bacterium genome, one window contains:
- a CDS encoding ABC transporter ATP-binding protein yields MEAERVGDPEAVPEVQRGRIQLAGSHARAVPIREIARRQGEARPVGLLPQAQLRGHVTDEGGDSVSDVVFKASGISYSYPGGAAVLNEISFEVRQGERAAILGANASGKSTLLHLLDGLYFPSEGRIEAFGRELTEEGVETPPFSREFRQKVGFLFQNSDAQLFCSTVEEELAFGPLQLGLSAEEVEHRVDETLRLFGVEHLRRRSPGALSGGEKKKIALAGLVTCSPEVILLDEPSAGLDPRTQQWLVEFLEVLHKAGMTFVTCTHDLGFAADVADRALVLSEDHGLAYDGPLNEALDDLDLLLSVNLIHAHAHLHDGEIHEHPHMHDLTHEHRHMGSDR; encoded by the coding sequence ATGGAAGCTGAGCGCGTGGGAGATCCTGAGGCCGTACCTGAGGTTCAACGAGGCCGTATTCAACTGGCAGGATCCCATGCCCGGGCTGTTCCGATACGCGAGATTGCCCGCAGGCAAGGCGAAGCGCGCCCTGTCGGGCTGCTTCCGCAAGCGCAGTTGCGAGGTCACGTCACCGACGAGGGAGGAGATTCCGTGAGCGACGTCGTCTTCAAGGCGAGCGGCATCAGCTACTCCTACCCGGGCGGCGCGGCGGTGCTGAACGAGATCAGCTTCGAGGTGCGCCAAGGAGAACGCGCCGCCATCCTGGGCGCGAACGCGAGCGGGAAGTCCACCCTGCTGCATCTGCTCGACGGCCTTTACTTCCCGTCGGAGGGACGCATCGAGGCGTTCGGCAGAGAACTGACTGAGGAGGGCGTCGAGACCCCTCCGTTCTCTCGGGAGTTTCGGCAGAAGGTCGGCTTCCTCTTCCAGAACTCGGATGCCCAGCTCTTCTGCTCGACCGTCGAGGAGGAACTTGCGTTCGGGCCGCTCCAACTGGGGCTTTCCGCCGAAGAGGTCGAGCACCGAGTAGATGAAACGCTCAGGCTTTTCGGCGTCGAACATCTCAGGCGCCGCTCCCCCGGCGCGCTGAGCGGCGGCGAGAAGAAGAAGATCGCGCTGGCCGGACTCGTGACGTGCAGCCCCGAGGTGATCCTGCTCGACGAACCGAGCGCCGGGCTCGATCCTCGGACTCAGCAGTGGCTGGTGGAGTTCCTCGAAGTCCTGCACAAGGCGGGAATGACGTTCGTCACATGCACGCACGACCTCGGGTTCGCGGCGGATGTCGCCGACCGGGCGCTGGTCCTCTCGGAGGACCACGGACTCGCGTACGACGGTCCGCTTAACGAAGCGCTCGACGATCTAGACCTGCTGCTCTCGGTGAACCTGATTCACGCGCACGCGCACCTGCACGACGGCGAGATACACGAACACCCGCACATGCACGACTTGACGCACGAGCATCGCCATATGGGAAGTGACCGGTAG
- the nikR gene encoding nickel-responsive transcriptional regulator NikR: MPDLARFGVSIPAELVDAFDKSIHGKGYRNRSEAIRDIMRDYLVERDWESGDRPVVGTITIVYDHEVRDLSNNLTALQHEVHDAVVCATHIHLEERSCLEVIVVRGRSSEVRAIADRLISTRGVKHGKLVCTTTGEQLR, encoded by the coding sequence ATGCCCGACTTGGCTCGCTTCGGAGTCTCGATTCCCGCAGAACTGGTGGACGCCTTCGACAAGAGCATTCACGGCAAAGGATACCGCAACCGGTCCGAGGCGATCCGCGACATCATGCGGGACTATCTCGTCGAGCGCGACTGGGAATCAGGCGACCGGCCGGTGGTCGGAACGATCACGATCGTCTACGACCATGAGGTCCGCGACCTGTCCAATAACCTCACCGCACTTCAGCACGAGGTCCACGATGCGGTGGTCTGCGCGACGCATATCCACCTCGAAGAGCGCAGCTGTCTCGAAGTAATCGTGGTCCGCGGACGGAGCAGCGAGGTGCGGGCGATAGCGGACCGTCTGATCAGCACTCGCGGGGTCAAACACGGCAAGCTAGTCTGCACGACGACGGGCGAGCAGCTCAGGTAG
- the cbiQ gene encoding cobalt ECF transporter T component CbiQ, which yields MRDARAKKSHRKRNTVRRALASLGEALAREMAGERPSESRVSRIEPRAKAVSCLILIVGATLLHGLLTLAALVVGAATAVLVSGITPARLGRMWLGVPMFSLAIALPATLNVVTPGTPVVTLLGPLSVTTDGLIVAGRLVLRSTACITLAFLLVATTDRASLLNGLRRLGMPRAFGMVLAMMQRYLTLLLRSAEEIHLAKLSRTIGGRPLRDEHRWVAAGIGSLFRRTHRLAQETHNAMVSRGYDGDIRVARAPGIGATDLLWPAISLAATLVLMKTDGRF from the coding sequence TTGCGCGACGCGAGAGCGAAGAAGAGTCATAGGAAACGCAACACGGTCAGGCGCGCGCTGGCGAGCCTCGGGGAGGCGCTTGCCCGCGAGATGGCCGGCGAGCGACCGTCAGAATCGCGGGTCTCGCGCATCGAACCGAGGGCGAAGGCCGTCAGTTGTCTGATCCTGATCGTCGGAGCGACCCTGCTCCATGGATTGCTTACTCTCGCGGCCCTCGTGGTCGGCGCCGCGACTGCCGTCCTAGTGAGCGGCATCACGCCTGCCCGCCTGGGACGGATGTGGCTCGGCGTACCGATGTTCAGCCTCGCGATCGCTCTGCCGGCGACTCTCAACGTCGTCACCCCCGGAACGCCGGTCGTCACCCTTCTCGGCCCATTGAGCGTCACCACGGACGGACTGATCGTCGCTGGGCGGCTGGTCCTGCGCTCGACGGCCTGCATCACTCTCGCGTTTCTCCTGGTCGCCACGACCGACCGGGCGTCGCTGCTCAACGGGCTGCGGCGACTTGGAATGCCCAGAGCATTCGGGATGGTGCTGGCGATGATGCAGAGGTACCTCACCCTACTGCTGCGGTCGGCGGAGGAGATTCACCTTGCCAAGTTGAGCCGGACGATCGGCGGTCGGCCGCTCAGGGACGAGCACCGCTGGGTCGCGGCGGGAATCGGCAGCCTCTTCCGCCGGACGCACCGCCTCGCGCAGGAGACGCACAACGCGATGGTGTCGCGCGGGTACGACGGCGACATCCGCGTCGCGCGGGCGCCCGGCATCGGGGCGACGGACTTGCTCTGGCCGGCGATATCCCTCGCCGCGACGCTGGTTCTCATGAAGACGGATGGGAGGTTCTAG
- a CDS encoding PDGLE domain-containing protein, translating into MKKLWIGLGILVVLSPLGLIIPARFGAGSAWGEWSADELDGMVGYLPEGMSSVADLWHAPIPDYAMKGQESAPLHALGVSYILSAVIGAAIVVALTMLLGRILARRESEEES; encoded by the coding sequence ATGAAGAAGCTCTGGATTGGACTGGGCATTCTCGTCGTGCTCTCTCCGCTGGGCCTTATCATCCCGGCAAGGTTCGGCGCGGGATCGGCTTGGGGGGAGTGGAGCGCCGACGAACTGGACGGGATGGTCGGGTATCTGCCGGAAGGCATGTCGAGTGTGGCCGACCTGTGGCACGCTCCCATTCCGGACTACGCGATGAAGGGGCAGGAGAGCGCCCCGTTGCACGCGCTCGGTGTCTCCTATATACTGTCGGCGGTGATCGGCGCGGCGATAGTCGTCGCGCTGACGATGCTGCTGGGCAGGATACTTGCGCGACGCGAGAGCGAAGAAGAGTCATAG
- the cbiM gene encoding cobalt transporter CbiM, with protein MHIPDGYLGPQTYSAAYLVAAPFWAAASRAVSRTLRSRQVPMLALGAAFSFVIMMFNVPIPGGSTGHAVGAVLIAVLLGPWAACLAVSVALIVQAVMFGDGGITAIGANCLNMAVVMPFVGWGVYRLIAGRSEVTSRRRWIGAAVGGYIGLNAAALSTAIMFGIQPLIAHDAAGRALYSPYPLKIAVPIMAAEHLLFFGIVEAVVTGLVVAYLQKADSSLLGAKA; from the coding sequence ATGCACATACCAGACGGGTATCTCGGTCCCCAGACCTATAGTGCGGCCTACCTGGTCGCAGCGCCGTTCTGGGCAGCGGCCTCACGCGCGGTCAGCCGAACGTTGCGAAGCAGGCAGGTCCCGATGCTGGCGCTTGGGGCGGCGTTCAGTTTCGTCATCATGATGTTCAACGTTCCGATCCCGGGAGGCTCGACGGGACACGCTGTCGGCGCCGTGCTCATAGCGGTACTGCTCGGTCCGTGGGCGGCATGCCTCGCGGTGTCAGTCGCGCTGATCGTGCAGGCGGTCATGTTCGGCGACGGCGGGATAACCGCAATAGGGGCGAACTGCCTGAACATGGCGGTGGTGATGCCTTTCGTCGGATGGGGAGTTTACCGGCTGATAGCGGGGCGGTCGGAGGTAACTTCCAGGCGCAGATGGATCGGCGCGGCGGTCGGCGGGTACATCGGACTCAACGCGGCAGCGCTGAGTACGGCGATCATGTTCGGCATCCAGCCGCTGATCGCTCACGACGCGGCCGGCCGCGCGCTGTATTCGCCCTACCCGCTCAAGATCGCGGTTCCGATAATGGCGGCGGAGCACCTACTGTTCTTCGGAATCGTGGAGGCGGTCGTCACCGGACTGGTGGTGGCTTATCTCCAGAAGGCGGATTCATCGCTCCTGGGGGCAAAGGCATGA
- a CDS encoding LysE family transporter, with translation MKPITILATSFMTALSGALMPGPLLTVTIARAATEGFIAPLLLMVGHSLLELLVVVWLIFGLGRLLKARPVIGTISVLGGAVLLWMGWGMIPSALNGALDLHASGSASPVSGAGPLSNLVVTGMAVSISNPYWVIWWATVGAALFATLARKPGGSRTSSVGAFYIGHIMGDVVWYLLVGAAVVTGRVFISPGAYRVIVVVCGAFLMFLGASFLYLIASGKLWAIQARCETADSQCPMG, from the coding sequence ATGAAGCCGATCACGATCCTGGCAACATCCTTCATGACAGCGCTCTCCGGCGCGCTGATGCCCGGGCCGCTGCTGACCGTCACTATCGCCCGGGCCGCAACCGAAGGCTTCATCGCCCCACTGCTGCTGATGGTCGGACACTCGCTGCTCGAACTGCTGGTCGTGGTCTGGTTGATCTTCGGCCTGGGACGGTTACTCAAGGCGAGGCCGGTGATCGGGACGATCTCGGTCCTCGGCGGCGCCGTGCTCCTCTGGATGGGATGGGGCATGATCCCGTCCGCCTTGAACGGCGCTCTCGACCTGCACGCCTCCGGATCGGCTTCCCCAGTTTCGGGCGCCGGGCCTCTCAGCAATCTGGTGGTCACCGGCATGGCGGTAAGCATCTCGAACCCGTACTGGGTCATCTGGTGGGCGACGGTCGGCGCAGCTCTCTTCGCGACGCTCGCTCGGAAGCCAGGGGGCAGCCGAACCTCGTCCGTCGGCGCGTTCTATATCGGCCACATCATGGGAGATGTCGTCTGGTACCTGCTCGTCGGGGCGGCGGTCGTGACCGGGCGGGTCTTCATCAGCCCGGGGGCCTACCGGGTGATCGTCGTCGTCTGCGGAGCGTTTCTCATGTTCCTCGGCGCGTCGTTCCTGTACCTCATCGCATCAGGGAAGCTCTGGGCGATCCAGGCAAGGTGCGAGACCGCCGATTCACAGTGCCCGATGGGTTGA